The following DNA comes from Photobacterium sp. DA100.
CCGTTCTACCATCTATAACTCCGTCACCGCGTTACCCGCCGTGCGCCTGCTTGATTGTGACTACTAAACTCGGGTCGAGAAACGGTAACCCGCTCCGCGCACCGTCTGAACCAACTTGTCGTGACCACCGGTCTCCAACGCTTTACGCAGGCGACGGATGTGTACGTCAACCGTGCGGTCTTCAACATACACATTGGTACCCCAAACGTTGTTCAGCAGCTGCTCGCGGCTGTACACACGCTCTTGGTGGGTCATGAAGAAGTGCAGCATCTTAAACTCGGTCGGCCCCATGTCCAGCGGCTGTTCATTGGACGTCACGCGGTGAGACACCGGGTCAAGCTTAAGGCCCTGCACATCAATCACGTCATCCAATGACGTCGGTGATACGCGGCGCATCACGGCCTTGAGGCGTGCCATCAACTCTTTCGGCGAGAAGGGTTTGGTGATGTAGTCATCCGCTCCCACTTCCAAGCCTCGCACCTTGTCCTCTTCCTCGCCGCGGGCAGTCAACATAACGACCGGGATCTGGCGGGTCATTTCATCACGCTTCAAGTGCTTGATAAGATTTATTCCCGAGCCACCTGGCAACATCCAGTCGAGCAAAATCAGCTCCGGATACGGTTCGCACAGTTTCTCCAGCGCCATGTCATAATCTTCGGCTTCAATCGCCTGATATCCCTTCTGCTCGAGAACGAAGCAAAGCATCTCGCGGATTGGAGCTTCATCCTCTACAACAAGAATCCGTCTTACCATCGTAATCAATACCTATTATTTGCTGTCTTTCGAGCGCCATTATGTGTGTTAAGTATGACACTTTTGTGACTTTCACGGATAAATACGTAACTGAACGTATATCATACTGTCATATAGCACCTTGTAGCACTTAGTTGCAACATACTGATAAAAAAGATGATTAGGAATTACCCCTTCACCTTGATCTGGCTCCGGCCGCCTCCCTGCGCCTCAACAGCAACCTGTACACCGATCCTTTCCACCAAGGTGCCAACATGGGAAATTACCCCGATCTGACGGCCATCGGCCTGCAAGGCATCAAGGCAGGCCAATGCCATTTCCAGACTGTCAGGATCGAGCGTACCGAACCCCTCATCGATGAACAGCGACCCGAGCTGGCGGGTATCGGCTGCCAGAGAGGCCAGTGCCAGTGCCAGTGCCAGCGACACCAGGAAGCTTTCACCACCGGATAGCGACTCGACACTGCGCACCTCATCGCCCATGTCATGGTCGACGACCTGCAAAGCCAGCGGACTGTTTGGCACTGGCTGCAACGCATAGCGCGGCGCCAAGTCATGCAAATGCTCATTGGCCAGCATCACCAACTGCTGCAGAGTCAGACCCTGGGCCAAGGTGCGGAACTTGTTGCCCGTCGCCGAACCGATCAGCTCACTCATCTGCAGCCAGAGCTCGGTTTGCTTTTGCTGCGCCGCCATTTTTTCGGTCAGCTCTCCGGCCTGCTGCAAGGCTTGCTCGGCCATCGCCAAGCGCTGGCGCAACTGGAAAATCTGCTCATCGCAAGACTGTTTTTCCGTGCCCCATTGTTCTCGTAGCTGGCGTACAGGGCCATCATCTGCCACCAACGCTACCGGATCGATTTGGTGTTCGACAAACCACTGCTCGGCCAACACCGTGGCCTCCTTGTGCTGTGCAAGTGCCGCGGCACGCTCCTGCACCCGAGTTGCCACCTCGGTGCGGGCATCATCAAGGGCCCTTAACGCCGCCTGCTCTTGGGCCTGCCACGCTTCGTCCTTGCTGAGCAGCTGCATCAGCTGATGCTCGTTGAGCGCCAACTTTTCTTGCCAGCCAAGCCAGTTATGAACAATCTGGCGATGCTCTGCCGATAGCTCCTTCTCTTGCTGCTGCAGGCCGGCCAGTGCAGCTGTCGCTGCCGCCATGGCTTCTCCGGCCTGACGCTGTGCCTGCTCGGCTTGCTCGTGCTGTTGCTGAGCTTCGGACAAAACCATTTTGGCTTGCTGTTCTACCGCATCGGCCGCCTGCTCACCGAACAGACCGACACGCTGCTGCCACAGTGACTGAACTTGCTGCTGCAACTGCTCAGCTTTTTGCTGCTTCTCTAGTGCCTGCTTATAGCTCGCCGCCATACTCGCTTCCAGCTCGGCAAGCTGCGGGGCCAGCTCATGCAGCTCTCGCTCCACCTCTTGCTGCGCCTTATGGCTTGCAAGGTAATGCTCCACCTGCTGCTTGAGCTGCTGGATATACTGTTCGGCCCCGTGCTGGCGCAGCATATCAAGCCATTGCTCGTTTCCGTATTGCTCATTCAGGGCCTCACCACGGGATAGCAAGATATCCTGCTGAGTCTGGCTCTGCTGCTCAATCGACTGCAGCCTTTCGGTGCGCTGGGTATTCGCCTGCGACTGCTGATGCACATGTTCTTTCAGCTCGGCTTCCGCCTGTTGCAGCTGCTGGCGCTGGTACTGCAACTGGCGCCCCTGCTGCAGCTGCTGCTGGGCCGTTTCCATTCCCTGCTGCAATGCCCGGATCTCGACATACGCCTGCTCCGCCTGCTGCTGCCATTGAACCAGCTGGTTATGAAGGTGGTCACTGCCAGCCTCGGCGGTGAGCGGGGTCGACAACTCGGCCTGCTCAAGCATAGCCAGCAACTGGCTGACAATTTGATCGCTGTAGGCCCGGTAACGAGCCAGTTCATTATCAATCACCGCCAGACGTTGCTGGCATTGCGGCAACTGCTGCTGCAGGTGGCGGCGCTCGCCCTCGCCGTTTTGCAGTTGCTGCTGCAACTCACGCAAGCGCTGCTGCTGGCTGTGCAGCAAGCCCTCCACAACTGGATGCTGCTCGGCATAAGGGTGTTCAAGAGAGCCGCATAATGGGCAAGGAGCCTCTGGCTTCAAGTGGCTACGGTACTCATTAAGATTCACCACCGCCATGCTTTGCTGCAGCTGCTGCTCGGCCTCTTGATAGCGGGCAAGGAGCTGGTCCATGTCCGGTACCAGCGCTTCGAGCCGGGCTTCGGCCTGCTGCTTGAGGTGGGTCAGCTCTTGATGCTCAGCCTTGAGTTTTTCCACCTGCTCGAGCAGAGTCGACCACTCTTTGGTTCCCGACATCGCCTGACGCAGGACATCGAGTTCGGCCTGTTTGCTGGCAAACTGTTTCTGGCTGTCGGCGATCGCCTGCTCTTGCTGCTCGACCTTGAGCTCCTCCAGCAGCTTGTTGACCGCGTCAAGTTGACCTGCCACTTCTTTTTGCTGGGCCTCCAGCATGGCCGCATTGCGGTCATGGGATTGCTGCTCGAACTGCAGTTGCTGCTTTTCTCGCGACAATGTCGCCAGTGTCCTATGGGCGGACAAGTACTGATCCAGGTTATCCAGTACCGGCTGATACTGCTCAGCAACGCCGGCCAGCTCACGATTTTGCTCAAGCACCATCGCCAACTGGTGGTGGCGCTGCTGCAACTGCTGGCGCTGGCGTTTCTTCTGCTCCGTAGCCTGCTGCTGTTCATTAAACAGCTTGAGCTGCTGCTGGTGATCGGTATCCAGATCGGCCAACTGACGCTGCCCGGCCGCTAACTGCTCATCGAGCAACGCGACCTGCTTGAGTTTCGGCGCCAAATCATCCCAATGCAGCTTGGCTTTCGCCAGCGCCTGTTTGGTGCCCTGTACGCGACTGTCCGCCTCCAGCAGCCCTTGCTTGTGCTGAGCCAGCTCGTCTGTTGCCCTGGCGAGCGATGCCTGCAGCTTACTCAGCTGCAACTGTGTTTGCTGCAACAGGGAAAAATCACTGCGGGCAGGTTGGACTTTGGCTATTTGTTTCAGCTGCTCTTGGCGAGGAGCAGCCTCTTTGAGTTGCTCTTCGGCTTTAACCAACGCCTGCTCGGCTTCCTGCTGCTGCAGGTGCAACCTCGCTTGGATTTGCAGCGCCTGGTGATGCTGCGCCAACGCATTGATTGACTGCTCCCACTGGCCAAGCTGCTGCTTGAGCACCGCCAACTGCCCGGTCAATTGCGCTTTTTGCTCATCGTCAAGCAGCTCAATATCACCAAGCTGGGCCTGCAGAGCGTCGAGTTTCTGCTTTTCGTCCCGTGCCCGCTCATAGGCTGCCATCGACAGTCGGCCGTAGATCTCACCGCCAGTCATTCGCTCCAGCAAGGCAGCACGCTCATCCGCCCCCGCTTTGAGGAACGCGGCAAATTCCCCCTGCGGCAGCATCACCGCCCGACGGAACTGCTCGAACGACAAGCCGACCAAGCGTTCGACTTCCGCCTGCAGTTCGGCTTTCTTGCCGGCAAAGCGCTGGCCGGTCTCGAGACTCTCCAGCCACTGCTCCGACGCCTGGATACGGCCATCAGCCCTGCCTCGAGCCCGACGTACATGCCAGTGCGCCCGCCAGTGGCTACCGTCATTGGCTACAAAATCAACCTCGGCATAACCCTCGGCCTTGCCGCGTGACAAGATACTGCGGACATCG
Coding sequences within:
- the phoB gene encoding phosphate regulon transcriptional regulator PhoB, with translation MVRRILVVEDEAPIREMLCFVLEQKGYQAIEAEDYDMALEKLCEPYPELILLDWMLPGGSGINLIKHLKRDEMTRQIPVVMLTARGEEEDKVRGLEVGADDYITKPFSPKELMARLKAVMRRVSPTSLDDVIDVQGLKLDPVSHRVTSNEQPLDMGPTEFKMLHFFMTHQERVYSREQLLNNVWGTNVYVEDRTVDVHIRRLRKALETGGHDKLVQTVRGAGYRFSTRV
- a CDS encoding AAA family ATPase: MKILALRGENLASLQQPFEIDFAGGRLGDAGLFAITGKTGAGKSTLLDAICLALYDRIPRLQSNKKNDAEIGRDGDSGRIKANDVRSILSRGKAEGYAEVDFVANDGSHWRAHWHVRRARGRADGRIQASEQWLESLETGQRFAGKKAELQAEVERLVGLSFEQFRRAVMLPQGEFAAFLKAGADERAALLERMTGGEIYGRLSMAAYERARDEKQKLDALQAQLGDIELLDDEQKAQLTGQLAVLKQQLGQWEQSINALAQHHQALQIQARLHLQQQEAEQALVKAEEQLKEAAPRQEQLKQIAKVQPARSDFSLLQQTQLQLSKLQASLARATDELAQHKQGLLEADSRVQGTKQALAKAKLHWDDLAPKLKQVALLDEQLAAGQRQLADLDTDHQQQLKLFNEQQQATEQKKRQRQQLQQRHHQLAMVLEQNRELAGVAEQYQPVLDNLDQYLSAHRTLATLSREKQQLQFEQQSHDRNAAMLEAQQKEVAGQLDAVNKLLEELKVEQQEQAIADSQKQFASKQAELDVLRQAMSGTKEWSTLLEQVEKLKAEHQELTHLKQQAEARLEALVPDMDQLLARYQEAEQQLQQSMAVVNLNEYRSHLKPEAPCPLCGSLEHPYAEQHPVVEGLLHSQQQRLRELQQQLQNGEGERRHLQQQLPQCQQRLAVIDNELARYRAYSDQIVSQLLAMLEQAELSTPLTAEAGSDHLHNQLVQWQQQAEQAYVEIRALQQGMETAQQQLQQGRQLQYQRQQLQQAEAELKEHVHQQSQANTQRTERLQSIEQQSQTQQDILLSRGEALNEQYGNEQWLDMLRQHGAEQYIQQLKQQVEHYLASHKAQQEVERELHELAPQLAELEASMAASYKQALEKQQKAEQLQQQVQSLWQQRVGLFGEQAADAVEQQAKMVLSEAQQQHEQAEQAQRQAGEAMAAATAALAGLQQQEKELSAEHRQIVHNWLGWQEKLALNEHQLMQLLSKDEAWQAQEQAALRALDDARTEVATRVQERAAALAQHKEATVLAEQWFVEHQIDPVALVADDGPVRQLREQWGTEKQSCDEQIFQLRQRLAMAEQALQQAGELTEKMAAQQKQTELWLQMSELIGSATGNKFRTLAQGLTLQQLVMLANEHLHDLAPRYALQPVPNSPLALQVVDHDMGDEVRSVESLSGGESFLVSLALALALASLAADTRQLGSLFIDEGFGTLDPDSLEMALACLDALQADGRQIGVISHVGTLVERIGVQVAVEAQGGGRSQIKVKG